In Quercus robur chromosome 11, dhQueRobu3.1, whole genome shotgun sequence, the sequence TCTTGGCTGATAGGTTCCAAAGGCCTGGTGGGTTCGATTTGTGGACTCAGAGAGATGGGCCTCAGTTGTTTCAGACTGTGGATGAGTTACCCTCAGCTAGATTTTTCCCTAAAGGGGTTGTTCATAGTATCAAACCCTATCAAAGAAATGGTGGGTTGGATGAATTAAAGGAGGAGAAGGGTCAGAATTTATTGGATTCGGAGAGTTCGTATCAGAAAGATAGTTTGGAATTATCGGGTGTGAATAGGCGAAATGGGAAGAGAAGTAATGGGAAATTGAGAAAGAATGTGAATAGGAATAGGTTTCAGGATGTGGGTTCGAATGGTTCCGGTGGGTTGGAGTCAAGGGAAGCTGGTTTTGATAGAGAACAGAGAGGAAAGGGCCCCATTGGTTCCTGTGGGTTGGAGTCAGGGGAAGCTGGTTTTGGTAGAAAACAGAGAGGAAAGGGCCCCATTAGACGGAATGTTCGGGGTAATGGCTCGTTGGGGTTGAGAGATTCACAGTCTGATGATGTTTATGATATTGGTTTTGATAGAAAACATAGAGAAAAGGGCCCCATTAGACGGAATGTTCAGGGTAATGGTTCGTTGGGGTTGAGAGATTCACAGTCTGATGATGTTTATGACATGAATTTGCAAGAAGATGGAAGTTACAAATTCTAAATCAAGAATGGCCGGAATGACTTGAATTGTAAGGATAATGGAGTGGAAGTTGAGTCATTTTGAATTTAGCAGCTTCTTAACGAATTTGCTTGCTATAATTATTTAGATTATGTTGTGACTAAATTGTAAATTGGGACTTAAGTCTTTATATGTTCGCACTGTTGAATGAGAATTTAGCTCTTGGGAGTATGTGTTGCTCAGACTTGATCATCATTTGTTTGGACTATATACTCCTCTTTGCTTGGAGTATATAAAGATCATCATTGCATTTCACGGGGGTTGTTTCCTATTCTGAAGTTTTCTTGTGTCATAATGGTTTAATTCTAGGATTGTTTTTGCAGGTAGCTGCTTTCGTTCCTCTGATGTATATGTGCATATGCACATATTATTCCTTGTTCAAAATTGGAATGCTGATGTTTTACTCACTGACACCCAGGTAAACAATCTCGGTCAGCTTGCTTATGATATGCTCGtaagttttgttattttatctccgtaatatgttttttcaccacttaatggtttttattttataaacattctctttaaaaGGAATTGGTCATTAGATCTCACTTTCACATTTCTGCCAGGATGGTTGCGCGATATGCACCTCCAATTTCATACaactttctcaatctcattcgTCTTTATGGTGATGAAAAAACTATCTTTGAACAGGTCTTTCTCTGCTACAGTATGCATAACTCACATATGGCTagtcattttaaaatattaaatataat encodes:
- the LOC126706463 gene encoding uncharacterized protein LOC126706463 isoform X1, producing the protein MSILQIQTLSNFLTGPTPTKLFLHPKPHNSSLYSQPITPKTTIIRMGGGPRTYPGGVSKWQWKRMQAKKASQLLKARLARERNIYEMRKRAEIKAAVSELERPWEVVERAPNLLSVGADEQVKVLADRFQRPGGFDLWTQRDGPQLFQTVDELPSARFFPKGVVHSIKPYQRNGGLDELKEEKGQNLLDSESSYQKDSLELSGVNRRNGKRSNGKLRKNVNRNRFQDVGSNGSGGLESREAGFDREQRGKGPIGSCGLESGEAGFGRKQRGKGPIRRNVRGNGSLGLRDSQSDDVYDIGFDRKHREKGPIRRNVQGNGSLGLRDSQSDDVYDMNLQEDGSYKF